The Saccharothrix variisporea genome has a segment encoding these proteins:
- a CDS encoding dolichyl-phosphate beta-glucosyltransferase translates to MRHLGVELTVVVPVYNEERRLGASLLGLAMTLAGSAAEIVVVDNASTDGTVDVVREHARVGLPGRVVREVPAVPVRLVHCPDRGKGAAVRAGVLAARGRFVGFCDADLAAGVDALPDVLRRLRCGVDVVVGSRAHPGSDVRARHSVVRQVGAWAFRRAVAPIVPGIGDTQCGFKFFTADLARAVFEPLRTVGFSFDVEVLARAQRLGAVIEEVPVRWIDVPGSTFAPLRHGLRSFTDLRRVRAVLDGAGSVGGARPVWRPVPVAEAA, encoded by the coding sequence ATGCGCCATCTGGGCGTCGAACTGACCGTCGTGGTCCCCGTCTACAACGAGGAACGGCGACTCGGCGCGAGTCTGCTCGGGTTGGCCATGACGCTGGCCGGCTCGGCGGCGGAGATCGTCGTGGTGGACAACGCGAGCACCGATGGAACCGTGGACGTCGTCCGGGAGCACGCGCGGGTGGGGCTTCCCGGGCGGGTTGTCCGAGAAGTGCCGGCGGTTCCTGTGCGGCTGGTGCACTGTCCGGACCGTGGCAAGGGCGCGGCGGTTCGGGCGGGTGTGTTGGCGGCGCGTGGGCGGTTCGTGGGGTTTTGCGACGCCGATCTGGCTGCCGGGGTGGACGCGCTGCCGGACGTCCTGCGGCGGTTGCGGTGCGGTGTCGACGTCGTCGTCGGGTCGCGAGCGCATCCGGGGTCCGATGTGCGTGCCCGGCACAGCGTGGTGCGGCAGGTCGGGGCTTGGGCGTTCCGCCGGGCGGTGGCGCCGATCGTGCCCGGCATCGGGGACACCCAGTGCGGCTTCAAGTTCTTCACCGCCGACCTTGCGCGTGCGGTGTTCGAGCCGTTGCGGACGGTGGGGTTCAGCTTCGACGTGGAGGTGCTCGCGCGGGCCCAGCGGCTTGGGGCGGTGATCGAGGAGGTGCCGGTGCGGTGGATCGACGTGCCCGGCTCCACGTTCGCCCCGCTGCGGCACGGGCTGCGCAGCTTCACCGACCTGCGTCGGGTGCGGGCGGTCCTGGACGGCGCGGGTTCGGTCGGCGGGGCGCGTCCGGTGTGGCGGCCGGTGCCGGTCGCGGAGGCCGCGTAG
- a CDS encoding glycosyltransferase family 4 protein has product MRGARVVVVNWRDLGHSAAGGAEVYAVRIAEAFVRAGASVTFLTARDRGQSASERGVFRTVRRGGRWTVYPWALLWLLVHRRRIDLVVDCQNGIPFFSPLAVGRRTRVVQVLHHVHHGQFTVHFPPWLAAIGQWLEGPAARRVYRSAATVAVSPSTVDAMRSRLRWRGAVHVVPNGSSPVPHDLPGRAAEPTVVCLGRLVPQKRVDRLIDAVDALRSRVPGLRLHVVGGGPEESALRERARRCDGAVVVHGHVPEAEKSALLAKSWVNVTLSDGEGWGLAVVEAAGHGVPTLCHDVDGLRDSVRHGETGWLVPAGEDVAEALHRVLKDLVDPTHAADIAHRCRAWASRFSWDDSGERFTALAADLLSRGDTGGWLPGMPEATVATFAPGTTPVLRWPGARVGDGWALVEQCRPADLLVALRAAGARDVTVRAASAAERLHGVVVDPVAGTRPRPPRRP; this is encoded by the coding sequence ATGCGCGGCGCGCGGGTGGTGGTCGTGAACTGGCGTGACCTCGGGCATTCCGCCGCCGGCGGGGCCGAGGTCTACGCGGTGCGCATCGCCGAGGCGTTCGTGCGGGCCGGTGCGTCCGTCACCTTCCTGACCGCTCGGGACCGTGGGCAGTCGGCGTCTGAACGGGGTGTGTTCCGGACGGTGCGCCGGGGTGGGCGGTGGACGGTCTACCCGTGGGCGTTGCTGTGGCTGCTGGTGCACCGGCGGCGGATCGACCTGGTCGTGGACTGCCAGAACGGCATCCCGTTCTTCAGCCCGCTCGCGGTCGGCCGGCGCACGCGGGTCGTGCAGGTGCTGCACCACGTCCACCACGGCCAGTTCACGGTGCACTTCCCGCCGTGGCTGGCCGCGATCGGCCAGTGGCTGGAAGGACCGGCGGCCCGGCGGGTCTACCGGTCGGCGGCGACGGTCGCGGTCTCGCCGTCCACTGTGGACGCGATGCGGTCCCGGCTGCGCTGGCGCGGGGCGGTCCACGTGGTCCCCAACGGCTCTTCCCCTGTCCCGCACGACCTCCCCGGTCGCGCGGCTGAGCCGACGGTGGTCTGCCTCGGGCGGCTGGTGCCGCAGAAGCGCGTGGACCGGTTGATCGACGCCGTGGACGCCCTGAGGTCCCGCGTGCCGGGGCTGCGGCTGCACGTCGTCGGCGGCGGGCCGGAGGAAAGCGCGCTGCGGGAACGGGCGCGGCGCTGTGACGGGGCCGTGGTGGTGCACGGGCACGTCCCCGAGGCGGAGAAGTCCGCGCTGCTGGCGAAGTCCTGGGTCAACGTGACGTTGTCGGACGGCGAGGGCTGGGGCCTGGCGGTCGTGGAGGCCGCCGGGCACGGCGTGCCCACGCTGTGCCACGACGTCGACGGCCTGCGGGACTCCGTGCGGCACGGCGAGACCGGCTGGCTCGTGCCCGCCGGCGAAGACGTCGCCGAGGCGCTGCACCGCGTGCTCAAGGACCTGGTGGACCCGACCCACGCCGCCGACATCGCGCACCGTTGCCGTGCTTGGGCTTCCCGGTTCTCCTGGGACGACTCGGGCGAGCGCTTCACCGCGCTGGCCGCCGACCTGCTGTCCCGAGGGGACACCGGCGGCTGGCTCCCCGGAATGCCCGAGGCAACCGTGGCGACCTTCGCTCCCGGCACGACGCCCGTGCTGCGGTGGCCGGGTGCGCGCGTGGGCGACGGGTGGGCGCTGGTCGAGCAGTGCCGGCCCGCGGACCTGCTGGTGGCGCTGCGCGCCGCGGGCGCACGGGACGTCACCGTGCGCGCGGCGAGCGCGGCGGAACGGCTGCACGGGGTCGTGGTGGACCCCGTCGCCGGAACAAGACCTCGGCCGCCGCGTCGGCCGTGA
- a CDS encoding DUF3068 domain-containing protein yields MRRYVTFALLGLGVFAVVAGLMLSVYAYPKLAKAPHDIDTISVAKGDRITALVYVPQGDRAVPEIRRDLSLTSTRKVTGDLKAEEVARDGDVTVWVEATKLVSDRDGLTVTAGVRSLCLDRHSGEMVTPCENQYYEKETGKRVKADRGEAQQPGLSFKFPFGTEKKTYRWYDGTVRQARDARYVGEDTVKDLPVYKFVQEIPSTKVDEREVPGSLVGQPGVPTVKAALHYEVVRTFWVEPVTGKVVDGSEQVKQELRPATGPATTVFEGTLKMTDETVTANVGESEENLGKLFVITTLPTVLYVVGGVLIAVSLLLLATDRPGRHLRNGGGAATRVQQPVGV; encoded by the coding sequence TTGCGTCGCTACGTCACCTTCGCCCTGCTGGGCCTGGGGGTGTTCGCCGTGGTCGCCGGCTTGATGCTGAGCGTGTACGCGTACCCGAAGCTCGCCAAGGCGCCACACGACATCGACACCATCTCGGTGGCCAAGGGCGACCGCATCACCGCGCTCGTGTACGTGCCGCAGGGCGACCGGGCCGTGCCCGAGATCCGGCGGGACCTCAGCCTCACCTCGACCCGGAAGGTCACCGGCGACCTCAAGGCGGAGGAGGTCGCCCGCGACGGCGACGTCACCGTGTGGGTCGAGGCGACCAAGCTGGTGTCCGACCGGGACGGTCTGACGGTGACCGCCGGCGTGCGGTCCCTGTGCCTGGACCGGCACAGCGGCGAGATGGTGACGCCGTGCGAGAACCAGTACTACGAGAAGGAGACCGGCAAGCGGGTCAAGGCCGACCGCGGTGAGGCGCAGCAACCGGGGCTGAGCTTCAAGTTCCCGTTCGGCACGGAGAAGAAGACCTACCGGTGGTACGACGGGACCGTCCGGCAGGCCCGGGACGCCCGGTACGTCGGCGAGGACACCGTCAAGGACCTGCCGGTGTACAAGTTCGTGCAGGAGATCCCGTCCACCAAGGTCGACGAGCGCGAGGTGCCCGGGTCGCTGGTCGGGCAGCCCGGCGTGCCCACGGTCAAGGCCGCGCTGCACTACGAGGTGGTCCGGACGTTCTGGGTCGAGCCGGTGACCGGCAAGGTGGTCGACGGCAGCGAGCAGGTCAAGCAGGAGCTGCGCCCGGCGACCGGTCCCGCGACCACGGTGTTCGAGGGCACGCTGAAGATGACCGACGAGACCGTGACGGCGAACGTCGGGGAATCCGAGGAGAACCTGGGCAAGCTGTTCGTCATCACGACGTTGCCGACCGTGCTGTACGTCGTGGGTGGTGTGCTGATCGCGGTGTCGTTGCTGTTGCTGGCGACCGACCGACCCGGACGGCACCTGCGCAACGGCGGCGGTGCGGCGACCCGCGTGCAGCAGCCCGTGGGGGTTTGA
- a CDS encoding class I SAM-dependent methyltransferase, with amino-acid sequence MHTATLSRSVKLFRAFRNEQTDRDTFYRTLAEDSANQVESFTPLSGKVLLDVGGGPGYFSAAFRAKGARYVGLDPDVGELSARGTPGQDMVRASGTNLPVRTGSVDVCYSSNVLEHVSQPHDMLSEMVRVTKPGGTVFLSFTPWLSPWGGHETSPWHYLGGHYAARRFAAKTGAEPKNRFGTSLFAFSFGAALAWARRRDDATLVRAFPRYHPSWASWVAHVPGLREVASWNAVLVLRKNP; translated from the coding sequence GTGCACACCGCGACGCTGAGCCGGTCGGTCAAGCTGTTCCGCGCGTTCCGCAACGAGCAGACCGACCGGGACACGTTCTACCGCACGCTCGCGGAGGACTCGGCGAACCAGGTCGAGTCCTTCACGCCGTTGTCCGGCAAGGTCCTCCTGGACGTCGGCGGCGGCCCTGGCTACTTCTCGGCGGCCTTCCGCGCCAAGGGCGCCCGGTACGTCGGGCTGGACCCCGACGTGGGCGAGCTGTCGGCGCGCGGCACGCCGGGCCAGGACATGGTGCGTGCCAGCGGGACCAACCTCCCGGTGCGCACGGGCTCGGTGGACGTCTGCTACTCGTCCAACGTGCTGGAGCACGTCTCGCAGCCGCACGACATGCTGTCCGAGATGGTCCGCGTGACCAAGCCCGGCGGGACGGTGTTCCTGTCCTTCACGCCGTGGCTCTCGCCGTGGGGCGGCCACGAAACCTCGCCGTGGCACTACCTCGGCGGCCATTACGCCGCCCGCCGGTTCGCCGCGAAGACCGGCGCGGAACCCAAGAACCGCTTCGGCACCAGCCTGTTCGCGTTCTCCTTCGGCGCGGCCCTCGCCTGGGCCCGGCGGCGCGACGACGCCACCCTGGTCCGCGCGTTCCCCCGCTACCACCCGTCCTGGGCGAGCTGGGTCGCGCACGTCCCGGGCCTGCGCGAAGTCGCGAGCTGGAACGCCGTCCTCGTGCTGCGCAAGAACCCCTGA
- a CDS encoding lipopolysaccharide biosynthesis protein, which produces MAVSSTRQPVRGQALAVTAGVMVANASGYVLTVVAARVLNPAAFGELGALLAVLLVGAVPAMGLQTHVALKVAADPDRLRRPVVGLGLAVAGAVTAVAGVAVPIAVPLLRVPDVGAVVWLALCVGPLTLNGLWHGLLQGDRRYALFGALVALEAVGRVGGALIALAWTGTTAGTLAGAALGTALSTTVGWLACGRPGPGRFVAADVREVLHAGQALLAVVVLVNLDLLLARHVLPAAASGEYAVGAVLTKIAYWLPHAVAVTLLPRLAREEGSGRALGTALAVCAGLDSVVVLGAALFGSTATRLIGGPSYVDSVLPLWAFAVAGTLLALAQMLLYARIAGRDRKATLLVWLAVVVEVGLVMLWLNDSPGQTVAAAVVATALLVGSGFVVEARSRFRS; this is translated from the coding sequence GTGGCCGTCAGCTCGACCCGGCAGCCCGTGCGGGGCCAGGCCCTCGCCGTCACCGCCGGAGTGATGGTCGCCAACGCCTCGGGGTACGTGCTGACCGTGGTGGCGGCCCGGGTCCTGAACCCGGCCGCGTTCGGTGAACTCGGTGCGTTGCTGGCGGTGCTGCTGGTGGGTGCGGTTCCGGCGATGGGCTTGCAGACCCACGTGGCGCTCAAGGTCGCCGCCGATCCGGATCGCTTGCGGCGTCCGGTGGTGGGTTTGGGGCTGGCTGTTGCGGGCGCGGTGACGGCGGTGGCTGGTGTGGCGGTGCCGATCGCTGTGCCGTTGCTGCGGGTGCCCGATGTCGGTGCGGTCGTGTGGCTCGCTCTTTGTGTCGGACCGCTGACGTTGAACGGCTTGTGGCACGGCCTGCTCCAGGGGGATCGGCGGTATGCGCTGTTCGGGGCGCTGGTCGCTCTGGAAGCCGTGGGCCGGGTGGGTGGTGCGCTGATCGCGCTGGCGTGGACCGGGACCACGGCCGGCACTCTGGCGGGTGCGGCGCTGGGGACGGCGTTGTCCACGACGGTCGGATGGTTGGCGTGTGGGCGGCCGGGGCCCGGACGGTTCGTGGCGGCCGACGTGCGGGAGGTGCTGCACGCGGGGCAGGCCTTGCTCGCCGTGGTGGTGTTGGTGAACCTGGACTTGTTGCTGGCTCGACATGTGCTGCCGGCGGCTGCGTCCGGTGAGTACGCGGTGGGCGCGGTGCTGACCAAGATCGCTTACTGGCTGCCGCACGCGGTCGCGGTGACGTTGCTGCCCAGGTTGGCCCGGGAGGAGGGGAGCGGTCGAGCGCTCGGGACCGCGTTGGCGGTGTGCGCCGGGTTGGACAGCGTGGTGGTGCTGGGGGCGGCGTTGTTCGGCTCGACCGCGACTCGGTTGATCGGCGGTCCGTCTTATGTGGACAGTGTGTTGCCGTTGTGGGCGTTTGCCGTGGCCGGGACGTTGTTGGCGTTGGCGCAGATGTTGTTGTATGCGCGGATTGCCGGGCGGGATCGGAAGGCCACCTTGCTGGTGTGGCTGGCGGTGGTTGTGGAGGTTGGATTGGTCATGCTGTGGCTCAACGACTCGCCCGGTCAGACGGTCGCTGCGGCTGTGGTAGCTACAGCTCTTCTCGTGGGTTCCGGCTTCGTGGTGGAGGCTCGTTCTCGCTTTCGCTCTTAG
- a CDS encoding PucR family transcriptional regulator → MVATTSTMSPLPPELNEIVRGQLGRLPQLADELARLLSEKEEFYRRLEHSSPHELRKVCEVNLGRAFRAFLEAREVDVETARKTGRAQARLGIPISAALRAFRIAGTFAYEGMIEQAVGPRQLTPEQLLSASATVWHIIDSFSDVIAEAYTEVATDSARYDSKARLALIDGLLDGRFTRPEEFEDAARVLRLPPAGPFVVAYAEPRADDDRGLSGLVDPRSRAVWRRTSEGEVGIVPVERSADLRALRQALDTAGFPVGVSPVVAGLRLLPAALRRARIARACLAPGETGAVGFGDRPVTTMVAGAPKLARELAKEVLKDLLALPEAEREPLLRTMQVWFAEHGSARDAAERLFVHPNTVRYRIRRVQELTGRDLTDPRGISELYLAVESVRLEP, encoded by the coding sequence ATGGTCGCCACGACGTCGACGATGTCGCCGCTGCCACCCGAGCTGAACGAGATCGTGCGCGGTCAGCTTGGCCGGCTGCCCCAGCTCGCGGACGAGCTGGCCCGCCTGCTGAGCGAGAAGGAGGAGTTCTACCGGAGGCTGGAGCACAGCTCGCCGCACGAGCTGCGCAAGGTCTGCGAGGTCAACCTGGGACGGGCCTTCCGCGCGTTCCTGGAGGCCCGCGAGGTGGACGTGGAGACCGCCCGCAAGACCGGCCGCGCCCAGGCCCGCCTGGGCATCCCGATCTCGGCGGCGCTGCGCGCGTTCCGGATCGCGGGCACGTTCGCCTACGAGGGCATGATCGAACAGGCCGTGGGACCGCGCCAACTCACCCCGGAGCAACTCCTGTCGGCCAGCGCGACCGTGTGGCACATCATCGACTCGTTCTCCGACGTCATCGCCGAGGCCTACACCGAGGTCGCCACCGACTCGGCCCGCTACGACAGCAAGGCCCGCCTGGCCCTGATCGACGGCCTGCTGGACGGCCGCTTCACCCGCCCCGAGGAGTTCGAGGACGCCGCCCGCGTCCTGAGGCTGCCCCCGGCCGGCCCGTTCGTGGTCGCCTACGCCGAGCCCAGGGCGGACGACGACCGTGGCCTGTCTGGCCTGGTGGACCCCAGGTCACGGGCGGTGTGGCGGCGCACGTCGGAGGGCGAGGTCGGGATCGTGCCGGTCGAGCGGTCGGCCGACCTGCGCGCCCTGCGCCAGGCCCTGGACACCGCCGGCTTCCCGGTGGGGGTGAGCCCGGTCGTGGCCGGCCTGCGCCTCCTGCCGGCAGCACTGCGACGGGCCAGGATCGCACGGGCGTGCCTGGCGCCGGGGGAGACCGGGGCCGTGGGCTTCGGCGACCGACCGGTGACCACGATGGTGGCCGGCGCGCCCAAGCTGGCCCGGGAGCTGGCCAAGGAAGTGCTCAAGGACCTGCTGGCGTTGCCGGAAGCCGAACGCGAGCCACTGTTGCGCACCATGCAGGTGTGGTTCGCCGAGCACGGTTCGGCGCGGGACGCGGCCGAGCGCCTGTTCGTCCACCCCAACACCGTGCGCTACCGCATCCGGCGGGTGCAGGAGCTGACCGGCCGGGATTTGACCGATCCACGCGGCATCTCCGAGCTGTACCTGGCCGTGGAAAGCGTCCGCCTGGAACCCTGA
- the eccB gene encoding type VII secretion protein EccB: protein MASKRDQLQAYQFLVQRATSALVTGETDPEQPPFRRPVGATFAGIALAIVALACVGVYGMIVPGGNNAWRKDDAVIVEKETGTRYVYLDGRLHPVANYASALLLVGSHGTTERVSRDSLVGVPRGPRLGIADAPDALPGPDRLLTGSWSLCSVPAGDAAGSRIEESVLLVGAAPDGGGDPGDRALLAELAPTGERFLVWRGKRHRIDDYPAVGTGLALSAQPWARVGRAWLDVLPEGAAIGPVAVPGAGEPSTAVPGRADLRVGTLLVVRTSGGGTQHYLAGRDALQPITELQYDVQRAYAPVLAAYPGAEPKAVPLAPALAASARKLEPSTADAPTSRPEFMPLRDRETTVCATFEPDDPTPRLRVDPVLPQADPMTATARRDPKGTPLADRVHVPPGWAAVVEAMPAPGAPAGTLTVVTDLGRRYPLATPDVLGVLGYATAKPVRLPATLVARLPEGPGLDPVAAARQP from the coding sequence GTGGCGTCCAAACGGGACCAGTTGCAGGCCTACCAGTTCCTGGTGCAGCGGGCCACGTCCGCGCTCGTCACCGGGGAGACCGACCCCGAGCAGCCGCCGTTCCGGCGTCCGGTCGGGGCGACGTTCGCGGGCATCGCGCTGGCGATCGTGGCGCTGGCGTGCGTCGGCGTGTACGGGATGATCGTGCCGGGCGGCAACAACGCGTGGCGCAAGGACGACGCCGTGATCGTCGAGAAGGAGACCGGCACCCGGTACGTCTACCTGGACGGCCGCCTGCACCCGGTCGCCAACTACGCCTCCGCGCTGCTGCTCGTCGGCAGCCACGGCACCACGGAACGGGTGTCGCGCGACTCGCTGGTCGGCGTGCCGCGCGGTCCCCGCCTGGGCATCGCCGACGCCCCCGACGCGCTGCCCGGACCGGACCGCCTGCTGACCGGGTCGTGGTCGCTGTGCTCGGTGCCCGCCGGGGACGCGGCCGGATCCCGGATCGAGGAGTCCGTCCTGCTGGTCGGTGCCGCGCCGGACGGCGGCGGCGACCCGGGCGACCGGGCGCTGCTGGCGGAGCTCGCGCCGACCGGCGAGCGGTTCCTGGTGTGGCGCGGGAAGCGGCACCGCATCGACGACTACCCCGCCGTGGGCACCGGGTTGGCGTTGAGCGCGCAGCCGTGGGCGCGGGTCGGCCGGGCGTGGCTCGACGTGCTGCCCGAGGGCGCGGCCATCGGTCCGGTCGCGGTGCCCGGCGCGGGCGAGCCGTCGACCGCCGTGCCCGGCCGCGCGGACCTGCGGGTCGGCACGCTGCTGGTGGTCCGGACGTCCGGCGGCGGGACGCAGCACTACCTGGCCGGCCGCGACGCGTTGCAGCCGATCACCGAGCTGCAGTACGACGTCCAGCGCGCCTACGCCCCCGTGCTGGCCGCCTACCCCGGTGCCGAACCGAAAGCCGTGCCGCTGGCCCCGGCCCTGGCGGCGTCGGCCCGCAAGCTGGAGCCCTCCACCGCCGACGCGCCCACCTCGCGACCGGAGTTCATGCCGTTGCGTGACCGGGAGACCACGGTCTGCGCCACCTTCGAACCGGACGACCCGACCCCTCGGCTGCGCGTCGACCCCGTGCTGCCGCAAGCGGACCCGATGACCGCCACCGCACGCCGTGACCCCAAGGGCACCCCGCTCGCGGACCGGGTGCACGTGCCGCCGGGTTGGGCCGCCGTGGTCGAGGCGATGCCCGCGCCGGGTGCGCCCGCCGGGACGCTCACGGTCGTGACGGACCTGGGCCGCCGCTACCCGCTGGCGACACCGGACGTCCTCGGCGTCCTGGGGTACGCGACCGCCAAGCCGGTCCGCCTGCCCGCGACCCTGGTGGCCCGACTACCGGAAGGCCCCGGCCTCGACCCGGTAGCGGCGGCCCGCCAACCCTGA
- a CDS encoding TetR/AcrR family transcriptional regulator, which translates to MTQHRQSRAEKAARTRADLLDAAARVFARKGYSGASVGDIAEEAGYTHGAVYSQFRNKQDLFFALYEQTTTKRAEALAQVFLAAEGTLRERMKVVTDWSMVDLKANPDWFLLHMEFLFAAARDPEVRARFSEGGRTIRNMMGALIQHEVDSGTLKSDMTATDMAMGMNGLFLGLALQEVIEPGVVRAGLYGDIVSLIMDAMSPDAQG; encoded by the coding sequence GTGACCCAGCACCGCCAGTCCCGCGCCGAGAAGGCCGCCCGGACCCGCGCCGACCTGTTGGACGCGGCGGCCCGGGTGTTCGCGCGCAAGGGGTACTCCGGCGCGTCCGTGGGCGACATCGCCGAGGAGGCCGGGTACACGCACGGCGCGGTCTACTCGCAGTTCCGGAACAAGCAGGACCTGTTCTTCGCGCTCTACGAGCAGACCACGACCAAGCGGGCCGAGGCGCTGGCCCAGGTCTTCCTCGCCGCCGAGGGCACGCTGCGGGAACGGATGAAGGTCGTCACGGACTGGTCCATGGTCGACCTGAAGGCGAACCCGGACTGGTTCCTGCTGCACATGGAGTTCCTCTTCGCCGCCGCGCGCGACCCGGAGGTGCGGGCGCGGTTCTCCGAGGGCGGGCGGACGATCCGGAACATGATGGGCGCGTTGATCCAGCACGAGGTGGACAGCGGGACGCTCAAGTCCGACATGACCGCGACCGACATGGCGATGGGCATGAACGGCCTGTTCCTCGGGCTGGCGCTGCAGGAAGTGATCGAGCCGGGGGTCGTGCGGGCCGGGCTCTACGGGGACATCGTGAGCCTGATCATGGACGCGATGTCACCGGACGCTCAGGGCTGA